A portion of the Microlunatus phosphovorus NM-1 genome contains these proteins:
- a CDS encoding histidine phosphatase family protein: MSPPRHSARSSLATAAARHSEYDVGELEGRADPDAWAAYADLERRWLLSGEGSVRHLGGESADEVVARVRDFLARCARTPRGSHPAAAADPLEEPVVAVCHGGLLRLALPRVASGLDAAEWFRTRVPNCGVVLLRPDGTVRGP, encoded by the coding sequence TTGAGCCCGCCGCGCCACTCAGCTCGATCATCGCTGGCCACCGCGGCGGCCAGGCATTCGGAGTACGACGTTGGTGAGCTCGAGGGTCGGGCGGACCCTGATGCTTGGGCCGCCTACGCCGACTTGGAGCGGCGTTGGCTCCTGTCGGGCGAGGGCTCCGTCCGCCATCTCGGCGGGGAGTCTGCGGACGAGGTCGTCGCGCGGGTGCGAGATTTTCTGGCGCGGTGCGCGCGGACCCCGCGCGGGTCGCACCCGGCGGCCGCCGCCGACCCGCTGGAGGAGCCGGTGGTCGCGGTATGCCACGGCGGGCTGCTGCGGCTTGCCCTGCCTCGGGTGGCGTCAGGGCTCGACGCCGCGGAGTGGTTTCGGACTAGGGTCCCGAATTGTGGGGTCGTATTGCTCCGGCCGGACGGAACGGTGCGCGGGCCCTAG